One window of Saccharomyces mikatae IFO 1815 strain IFO1815 genome assembly, chromosome: 8 genomic DNA carries:
- the VMA22 gene encoding Vma22p (similar to Saccharomyces cerevisiae VMA22 (YHR060W); ancestral locus Anc_5.330), translating into MSEKRMGQNMETTDGQYLRLIELLANYDSALEQLQKGFQDGYIQLSRSNYYNKDSLRGNYGKDYWDKNYTGQLMAIVEEKSSKPVFDIVKRKVQDTHENEKEQDNTLIHRKKGPKSNEQKAQIPKLKQDYDPILMFGGVLSVPSSLRQSQTSFKGCIPLIAQLINYRKELLTLAEILSEQK; encoded by the coding sequence ATGAgtgagaaaagaatgggaCAAAACATGGAAACCACAGATGGGCAGTACTTGAGACTGATTGAACTACTTGCAAACTACGATTCAGCCTTAGAGCAGTTGCAAAAAGGTTTTCAGGACGGGTATATTCAATTGAGCAGATCAAACTACTATAATAAGGATTCTTTACGAGGAAACTATGGGAAAGATTATTGGGATAAAAATTACACTGGCCAATTAATGGCCATtgtggaagaaaagagcTCTAAGCCTGTTTTTGATAtagtgaaaagaaaagttcaagATACTCACGAGaacgaaaaagaacaagataATACATTGATTCACAGAAAGAAAGGACCCAAATcaaatgaacaaaaagCACAAATTCCTAAACTGAAACAAGATTACGACCCAATTTTAATGTTTGGGGGAGTGTTGTCCGTTCCTTCCTCATTGAGACAATCTCAGACAAGTTTCAAAGGTTGTATTCCTTTGATAGCTCAATTGATTAACTacagaaaagaattattaACGTTAGCCGAGATATTGTCTGAGCAAAAGTAA